The genomic DNA ATGTCCTCACCAGCCCAGCCCGAAGTCCCGATCTGGACCACGGTGCAGGAGCTGCTGGAAGCCGACGACCGGGTCACCCCCCAGCTCCAGGGGTTCCTCAGTCTCGCGGTACCGGCCGGCGTGATGTCGGCGACGCTCTACCTCGAGGTGCCGAACGACCTCACCGCGGCCCAGATCAACAAGCGCCTCCGGCTGCCCATCATGGAAGCCCTCGCGCACATCGGCGAGGAGGTCACCTCGTACCGGGTCGTCGTGAACCACGAACTGGCCGAGCAGCCCACCGCCCCCATCGCCGTGGCGGACTTCGGTCGGCAGGAACCGGTGCGCGCCGAGTCCCCGATGGAGCAGCCCGCGGCCGTGCGCCACGAGTCGCGCCTCAACCCGAAGTACACCTTCGACAACTTCGTGATCGGCCAGTCCAACCGGTTCGCCCATGCCGCGGCGGTCGCGGTGGCCGAAGCGCCGGCCAAGGCCTACAACCCGCTCTTCATCTACGGCGACTCCGGACTGGGCAAGACCCACCTCCTCCACGCCATCGGCGACTACGCGCAGTCCCTCTATGCGGGGGTCAAGGTCCGATACGTGTCGAGTGAGGAGTTCACGAACGACTTCATCAACTCGATCGCCAACAACCGCGGTGCCGCGTTCCAGGCGCGTTACCGCGACGTGGACATCCTCCTCATCGACGACATCCAGTTCCTCCAGGGGCGCGCGGAGACGCAGGAGGCGTTCTTCCACACGTTCAACACCCTGCACGATCACAACAAGCAGGTCGTGATCACGAGCGATGTCGCGCCGAAGCACCTGACCGGCTTCGAGGACCGCATGCGCAGCCGCTTCGAGTGGGGCCTCATCACCGACGTGCAGGCACCCGACCTCGAGACCCGCATCGCGATCCTGCGCAAGAAGGCGCAGAGCGAAGCCCTCCACATCCCCGACGAGGTGCTCGAGTACATAGCCACGGTCGTGTCCTCGAACATCCGCGAACTCGAGGGCGCACTCATCCGCGTCTCGGCGTTCGCGAGCCTGAACCGCTCGGCCCTCGACATCTCCCTCGCCCAGACCGTGCTGCGGGACATCATCGACACGGCCGAGGACAACATCATCTCGCCGACCGACATCATCACGGCGACCGCACAGTACTTCAAGCTCACCGTCGACGATCTCTACGGCTCCAGCCGCTCGCAGCAGATCGCCACCGCCCGGCAGATCGCCATGTACCTCTGCCGTGAGCGCACCAGCCTCTCCCTCCCGAAGATCGGGCAACTCTTCGGCAACCGGGACCACACGACGGTCATGTACGCCTACAAGAAGATCAGCGAGCTCATGAAGGAGCGCCGCTCGATCTACAACCAGGTGACCGAGATCACCACGCAGCTCGGTCGTCGCTGACGCCTGCGCGCACGAGAGGGACGCCATCCGATACCGGACGGCGTCCCTTCGGCGTTTGACAGGTCCCTGACCGCCAGAAAAATGCGTCTATGCACATGTGGATAACTTGTGGATGACCGTGGAACGCGCCGACGCAGATGTGTGTCGATCGGGGAAACCTGTGGATAACCGCGGGACGGTCGAATCGTGATGGACTCTCATCCACCCGCGGATTCCTCAGCGTCTCCACAAGTGACAAGTGTGTAGTTCCCTACTCGCGCTTGCTTTCCACCGACTTATCCACAGTATCCACAGGTGTTAACACCGTTAAGGAGTTAAGTCATTCAGGGTGCGATCCGATCACCAGACGGTGGGGAGAACCGGTCCGGGGCATGACAAGTCCTCCGGCGTAGGGAAGCGCAGGACTGTGGGGCTAGCATGGGATTCCCTGCACAGGCAGGGCC from Microbacterium paraoxydans includes the following:
- the dnaA gene encoding chromosomal replication initiator protein DnaA, with translation MSSPAQPEVPIWTTVQELLEADDRVTPQLQGFLSLAVPAGVMSATLYLEVPNDLTAAQINKRLRLPIMEALAHIGEEVTSYRVVVNHELAEQPTAPIAVADFGRQEPVRAESPMEQPAAVRHESRLNPKYTFDNFVIGQSNRFAHAAAVAVAEAPAKAYNPLFIYGDSGLGKTHLLHAIGDYAQSLYAGVKVRYVSSEEFTNDFINSIANNRGAAFQARYRDVDILLIDDIQFLQGRAETQEAFFHTFNTLHDHNKQVVITSDVAPKHLTGFEDRMRSRFEWGLITDVQAPDLETRIAILRKKAQSEALHIPDEVLEYIATVVSSNIRELEGALIRVSAFASLNRSALDISLAQTVLRDIIDTAEDNIISPTDIITATAQYFKLTVDDLYGSSRSQQIATARQIAMYLCRERTSLSLPKIGQLFGNRDHTTVMYAYKKISELMKERRSIYNQVTEITTQLGRR